A single Terriglobales bacterium DNA region contains:
- the hemB gene encoding porphobilinogen synthase, which produces MSFPVTRLRRLRQSEPLRSMVRETRLTPESLVYPMFVCPGEGIRREVRSMPGVHNLSVDQAVKEARQAKSLGVPAVILFGLPEKKDEVATGAWADDGIVQQAARALKSEIPDMVVIADVCLCEYMSHGHCGVVRKLGAPNSLGAAAAKPLGAAAAKSAVPKTKPSQPGDAAASAREAATEYEIVNDATLEILARTSVSLVRAGVDIIAPSDMMDGRVAAIRKALDEASLLNTPILSYAAKFASAFYGPFREAADSAPQFGDRRSYQMDPANLREAMREIELDLEEGADMIMVKPALPYLDVIAAARQRFDAPLAAYQVSGEYAMIEAAARNGWIDRQRVMMESLLAIRRAGADVILTYFAKDAARLLA; this is translated from the coding sequence ATGAGTTTCCCGGTTACCCGGTTGCGCCGCCTGCGCCAGAGTGAGCCACTGCGCTCCATGGTCCGCGAGACGCGCCTCACCCCCGAGTCGCTGGTCTATCCCATGTTTGTCTGTCCCGGCGAGGGCATCCGCCGCGAAGTACGCTCCATGCCGGGAGTACACAATCTCTCGGTTGACCAGGCGGTGAAGGAGGCTCGGCAGGCGAAGTCTTTGGGTGTTCCGGCGGTAATCCTATTCGGGCTGCCGGAAAAGAAAGACGAAGTCGCGACCGGAGCGTGGGCCGACGATGGCATCGTGCAGCAGGCCGCACGCGCACTGAAGAGTGAGATTCCTGACATGGTGGTGATTGCCGACGTTTGCCTGTGCGAGTACATGTCGCATGGCCACTGTGGAGTGGTGCGCAAGCTTGGCGCTCCGAACTCGCTGGGAGCGGCCGCGGCAAAGCCGCTGGGAGCGGCCGCAGCTAAATCCGCTGTCCCTAAAACGAAGCCCTCGCAGCCTGGCGATGCGGCCGCCTCTGCCCGGGAAGCCGCAACTGAGTATGAAATCGTAAACGACGCCACGCTGGAGATTTTGGCCCGCACCTCGGTTTCTTTGGTGCGCGCGGGCGTGGACATCATTGCCCCCTCCGACATGATGGACGGCCGGGTCGCCGCCATCCGCAAGGCGTTGGACGAAGCCAGCCTGCTCAACACGCCCATTCTTTCTTACGCTGCCAAATTCGCTTCCGCCTTCTACGGCCCCTTCCGTGAGGCTGCCGATTCGGCGCCCCAGTTCGGCGACCGCCGCTCATATCAGATGGATCCGGCCAACCTGCGCGAAGCTATGCGGGAAATCGAACTTGATCTTGAGGAAGGCGCGGACATGATCATGGTAAAACCCGCCCTGCCTTACCTCGACGTCATTGCTGCCGCTCGCCAACGCTTCGACGCGCCTTTGGCCGCATACCAGGTTTCCGGTGAGTACGCCATGATCGAGGCCGCCGCCCGCAATGGCTGGATCGACCGCCAGCGCGTCATGATGGAATCACTGCTCGCCATCCGCCGTGCCGGGGCAGACGTGATCCTGACCTACTTCGCCAAGGACGCCGCGAGACTTTTGGCCTGA